One segment of uncultured Desulfovibrio sp. DNA contains the following:
- a CDS encoding PhoH family protein has protein sequence MAFSSHRVETVDFDDPAVAAALFGPHNVHLDMLAEASGARLTTRGLTLFVDSPDAAVRQLVCNVVVQLYAMLREGTAISRQDILRSYTMLANDPGLDLRQVFREAVFVNTPRKSVAARNVAQKTYLEILRRYEMVFAVGPAGTGKTYLAVAMALSLLQQHKVKRIVLTRPAVEAGERLGFLPGDLVEKVNPYLRPLYDALHDMMPQPKVASMLEVGTIEVAPLAFMRGRTLNDAFIILDEAQNTTHEQMKMFLTRMGFGSRVVVTGDTTQIDLPAQNDTPYGRSGLVHALRVLQGVPGVAVHHFSKADVVRHPLVGAIVSAYDDAEKTCPSV, from the coding sequence ATGGCATTTTCTTCGCACAGAGTAGAGACAGTGGATTTTGACGATCCGGCGGTGGCGGCAGCCCTGTTCGGACCGCACAATGTACATCTGGACATGCTGGCAGAAGCCAGCGGCGCGCGCCTCACCACGCGCGGCCTGACGCTTTTTGTGGATTCGCCCGACGCGGCGGTGCGGCAGCTGGTCTGCAATGTGGTGGTGCAGCTCTATGCCATGCTCCGTGAAGGCACGGCCATAAGCCGGCAGGACATTCTGCGCAGCTACACCATGCTGGCTAATGATCCCGGCCTGGACCTGCGCCAGGTGTTCCGCGAGGCGGTCTTTGTCAATACCCCGCGCAAATCGGTGGCGGCGCGCAATGTGGCCCAGAAAACCTATCTGGAAATCCTGCGCCGTTACGAGATGGTCTTTGCCGTGGGGCCTGCCGGCACAGGCAAGACCTATCTGGCCGTGGCCATGGCCCTTTCCCTGTTGCAGCAGCACAAGGTCAAGCGCATTGTGCTGACGCGCCCGGCCGTGGAGGCAGGCGAGCGTCTGGGCTTTCTGCCGGGAGACCTGGTGGAAAAGGTCAATCCCTATCTGCGTCCGCTGTATGATGCCCTGCACGACATGATGCCGCAGCCCAAGGTGGCATCCATGCTGGAAGTGGGCACCATTGAAGTAGCCCCTCTGGCCTTCATGCGCGGACGTACCCTCAATGATGCCTTCATTATTCTGGATGAGGCCCAGAATACGACCCATGAGCAGATGAAGATGTTTCTGACGCGCATGGGCTTCGGTTCGCGTGTGGTCGTGACGGGGGATACCACCCAGATCGACCTGCCTGCCCAGAACGATACCCCCTATGGCCGGTCAGGGCTGGTGCATGCCCTGCGCGTGCTGCAGGGTGTGCCTGGCGTGGCCGTGCATCATTTCAGCAAGGCCGACGTTGTGCGTCACCCGCTGGTGGGAGCCATTGTGAGCGCATATGATGACGCAGAAAAAACCTGTCCGTCCGTCTAG
- a CDS encoding HDIG domain-containing metalloprotein — translation MMTQKKPVRPSSFLALVRSIRARHHCGRGLVVLILSLLLLSLLAGANFEGTRFFYVAGQIADHDVVADRDMQVEDIQATQARRKQVLLLQPPVYDLSLEPLTHFQGRVLAVLKELSAPRPAVPDATAADPAAAVPPEDGALPPAQESPADGMVPPSPDPALQHLSDELTPRVAAEVLPQLARADVQAYLLKKLMPIITERLTEGLVSDIRMARVGRAGAIIHNLDNGTELLRPDVTSLPDVQSFLAELTAHMQRDHELDASARRALGIFLGSTLPPTLTLNREATQKRGNAVVENVEPVFYQIQKGELIVRKGARVSREQQIKTQALYENATEGMHWNTALGTFLFALVFSVGFFMAPSGKPGTPLRCKDMLLISLVLLLFGIGAKALFALSLVVSDLNHLAAFAVGFPVAGAVGLVAMVFAARRYCTMGLLLCLFTTLMFQQGYQVFLYHFLGGMLATWLVTSAQTRQDVIWSIVPLTLGQAIICLAMLLASHTALELYPAFAVAVLTNSVVSLILLFALSPILEITFSYSTRFRLMELMSLEHPLMQELMVTIPGTYHHSLVVANMVEAGAKAIGANSLLCKVAALYHDAGKIAYPEYFIENQFGGPNKHDKLAPSMSALILISHVKKGTELAERYNLGQEIIDIIRQHHGTRIIRYFYQKAINMGEKPRESDYCYPGPRPQTKEAAILMLADSVEASSRTLSDPTPARIRTHIDTIIKGIFSEGQLDESELTFKDLHFLSENFQRILTGLFHQRIAYPDSRIKAGQPSGRAESRGEGKAEGRAAAGDAASPSEGGTGSAHAAGGPARTAAHAGGMYGTESMPATHPQHKTC, via the coding sequence ATGATGACGCAGAAAAAACCTGTCCGTCCGTCTAGTTTTCTGGCGCTGGTGCGCAGCATCCGGGCGCGCCATCACTGCGGGCGTGGTCTTGTGGTCCTCATTCTGAGCCTGCTGCTGCTGTCGCTGCTGGCAGGCGCCAACTTCGAGGGCACGCGCTTCTTCTATGTGGCCGGTCAGATAGCCGACCATGACGTGGTGGCCGACCGCGACATGCAGGTAGAGGACATTCAGGCCACGCAGGCCAGGCGCAAGCAGGTGCTGCTGTTGCAGCCCCCGGTCTATGACCTGAGCCTGGAACCCCTGACCCATTTTCAGGGGCGCGTGCTGGCCGTGCTCAAGGAGCTTTCCGCACCCCGGCCGGCCGTGCCCGATGCCACCGCTGCGGATCCGGCCGCTGCCGTGCCGCCGGAGGACGGCGCGCTGCCCCCGGCGCAGGAGTCCCCTGCGGACGGCATGGTGCCGCCGTCTCCTGATCCGGCCTTGCAGCATCTGTCCGACGAGCTGACGCCCCGTGTGGCGGCCGAGGTGCTGCCCCAGCTGGCCCGGGCCGATGTGCAGGCCTATCTGCTCAAGAAGCTCATGCCCATCATCACCGAACGGCTGACCGAAGGGCTGGTCAGCGATATCCGCATGGCCCGGGTGGGCCGGGCAGGGGCCATCATCCACAATCTGGACAATGGTACCGAGCTGCTGCGGCCCGATGTGACCTCGCTGCCGGATGTGCAGTCCTTTCTGGCCGAGCTGACGGCGCATATGCAGCGGGACCATGAGCTGGATGCCAGCGCCCGCCGGGCACTGGGCATCTTTCTGGGCAGCACGCTGCCGCCCACGCTGACGCTGAACCGCGAAGCCACCCAGAAGCGCGGCAATGCCGTGGTGGAAAATGTGGAGCCGGTCTTCTATCAGATTCAGAAGGGCGAGCTTATTGTGCGCAAGGGCGCGCGTGTCAGCCGGGAACAGCAGATCAAGACCCAGGCCCTGTATGAAAATGCCACCGAGGGCATGCACTGGAATACGGCGCTGGGCACCTTCCTCTTTGCCCTGGTCTTTTCCGTGGGCTTTTTCATGGCCCCCAGCGGCAAGCCCGGCACGCCCCTGCGCTGCAAGGACATGCTGCTCATTTCGCTGGTGCTGCTGCTGTTCGGCATTGGCGCCAAGGCGCTTTTTGCCCTCAGCCTGGTGGTGAGCGATCTCAATCACCTGGCGGCCTTTGCCGTGGGCTTTCCCGTGGCCGGCGCCGTGGGGCTGGTGGCCATGGTGTTTGCGGCGCGGCGCTACTGCACCATGGGGCTTCTGCTCTGCCTGTTTACCACCCTCATGTTCCAGCAGGGCTATCAGGTCTTTTTGTACCATTTCCTGGGGGGCATGCTGGCCACCTGGCTGGTCACCAGCGCGCAGACCCGGCAGGATGTCATATGGAGCATCGTGCCGCTGACTCTGGGGCAGGCCATCATCTGCCTGGCCATGCTGCTGGCCTCGCATACGGCGCTGGAGCTGTATCCCGCCTTTGCCGTGGCCGTGCTGACCAACAGTGTGGTCTCGCTCATTCTGCTGTTTGCCCTGAGTCCCATTCTGGAAATCACGTTCAGCTACAGCACGCGTTTCCGCCTGATGGAACTCATGAGTCTGGAGCATCCGCTCATGCAGGAACTCATGGTCACCATTCCCGGGACCTATCATCACTCTCTTGTGGTGGCCAATATGGTGGAAGCCGGAGCCAAGGCCATTGGCGCCAACAGCCTGCTGTGCAAGGTTGCCGCCCTGTATCATGATGCGGGCAAGATCGCCTACCCCGAGTATTTCATCGAAAACCAGTTTGGCGGCCCCAACAAGCATGACAAGCTGGCGCCCTCCATGAGCGCCCTTATCCTCATTTCCCATGTCAAGAAGGGGACCGAGCTGGCCGAGCGCTACAACCTGGGGCAGGAGATCATCGACATCATCCGGCAGCATCACGGCACGCGCATCATCCGCTATTTCTATCAGAAGGCCATCAATATGGGCGAAAAGCCCCGCGAGTCCGACTACTGCTATCCCGGACCGCGCCCGCAGACCAAGGAAGCCGCCATTCTCATGCTGGCCGATTCGGTGGAGGCGTCCAGCCGGACACTGAGCGATCCCACGCCGGCCCGCATCAGGACGCATATTGATACCATCATCAAGGGCATCTTCTCCGAAGGGCAGCTTGACGAGTCCGAACTGACCTTCAAGGACCTGCATTTCCTGAGCGAGAACTTCCAGCGCATCCTGACGGGTCTGTTCCACCAGCGCATTGCCTACCCTGATTCGCGGATCAAGGCCGGACAGCCGTCAGGCCGGGCGGAGTCCAGGGGAGAAGGCAAGGCCGAGGGCCGCGCCGCTGCCGGCGACGCTGCCTCGCCGTCCGAAGGCGGGACGGGAAGCGCCCATGCGGCAGGCGGGCCGGCCCGCACGGCAGCCCATGCCGGCGGCATGTACGGTACCGAGAGCATGCCGGCAACGCATCCCCAGCACAAGACCTGCTAG
- the ybeY gene encoding rRNA maturation RNase YbeY: MSIVISRTGSQAWLLPLPMPQVRALLDAMLEELARQGRALPGVVLYLVDDGCMARANACYMGCCGPTNVLSFPGDGQPGQLLLALPTLERECLLYGQDRTEHLLRLLAHGMGHLAGLDHGPEMDRLCAACAAAASAFLERTAQD, from the coding sequence ATGAGCATTGTCATCAGTCGAACGGGCAGTCAGGCCTGGCTGCTGCCCCTGCCCATGCCCCAGGTGCGTGCTCTGCTGGATGCCATGCTGGAAGAGCTTGCCCGGCAGGGCAGAGCGCTGCCGGGGGTGGTCCTGTATCTGGTGGACGACGGCTGCATGGCCAGGGCCAATGCCTGCTATATGGGCTGCTGCGGGCCGACCAATGTGCTGTCCTTTCCCGGAGACGGGCAGCCCGGCCAGCTGCTGCTGGCGCTGCCCACTCTGGAGCGGGAATGCCTGCTGTATGGTCAGGACAGGACGGAGCATCTGCTGCGCCTGCTGGCACACGGCATGGGCCATCTAGCCGGACTGGATCACGGGCCGGAGATGGACAGATTGTGCGCTGCCTGTGCGGCGGCGGCCAGTGCCTTTCTGGAGCGCACAGCGCAGGACTGA